TCATGTCGGCACCATCCTGAAAACGCATACTATATAATTTCCGCCAACGCGACAAGGCATTTGTCCCGGCTGGTTCCGGTAAGGCCCTATCACAGGATGCAGAGCAGCAAACCGGACATTGACTTTCAAAACCGGGGTGTGATAGTTTTAATAAAACTGTAAGGGTGACTTTTCCAGCTTAAACGATAAAACACACCCGGTAAGTTCAAGATCCAACTTCAGAATGAAAACCGCGTCATCCGCGGAAAGGAGGCATCATGTTTGGACTCGGCCTGCCAGAACTGATCATTATCCTGATAATTGTGCTTATTATATTCGGCGCTAAGAAACTGCCCGAAATCGGCGGCGGCCTCGGTCAGGGCATCCGCAACTTCAGAGATGCCACGTCCAAAGTGGACAAGGAAGATCAGAAAAAGATCGAAAAAGAGCAAACGACCGACAGCGAGAAGAAATAACTTTCCCGTCACTCCCTTGACGTTAGGCCAAAACAACAGAAACGGAACGCTGCGTCTCTTTGCCGTCAACAGCCAGGCATCTGCTTGTAAAACCGCGACT
This genomic window from Thermodesulfobacteriota bacterium contains:
- the tatA gene encoding twin-arginine translocase TatA/TatE family subunit: MFGLGLPELIIILIIVLIIFGAKKLPEIGGGLGQGIRNFRDATSKVDKEDQKKIEKEQTTDSEKK